Genomic DNA from Budorcas taxicolor isolate Tak-1 chromosome 5, Takin1.1, whole genome shotgun sequence:
CTCTAGAGTATCAGAGCTAAAAGACACAGGTGATTAGTCTTTGAGAGAGTATATTAGTTGTCTGGAGAAATTAaagtttttccaaatttttgaaaatagtaaTTTTATCGGAGTATAAATTTAACACGTGATCATTATAGAGAAGCATCTCAACTGGCCAATGAAATGACCTCTGGAACATCAGACTGCAATTCCAAGAGTAGACAGAAGAAACTTGCCCTCCTATGATCTAATCAGTAAATTCATATTCCTATCAAGAAACATCCATTTGGTGACTctgtgatggtccagtggctaagactctgtgctcccaattcagggggccagggttcattacctggttagggaactaggtcCTGCATGccccagctaagacctggtgcagccaaataggaaaactaataaacatttttgaaaaaagaaacatcagTTTTACATACCAAAGccttgaaaagaagagagaggtgGCCATAATCCTGTTATCCCTTCCTAAACAGGCAGCTTAGGAAGAGTCCAGTGGGGGCCATGCCTGGCGCCACCAGGGGCATGGACCAGGATGACTTCGGGAGCCCTGCTGATTGGGGTGACCAGCAGCCAGAAGATGGTGTGCTGGGAGAAGAAGATGCTCAGGTCCAGCAAGAATGCCTGCGGAAATTTTCTACCCCAGATTATATCATGGAACCCTCTGTCTTCAACACTTTGATGAGATATTTCCAGGCAGGAGGGTCTCCAGAGGAGGTGATCCGCCTCTTATCAGACAACTACACAGCTGTGGCCCAGACCATCAACCTGCTGGCCCAGTGGCTCATTCAGACCGGGGTGGAACCAGTGCAGGTtcaggaaactgtggaaaaccACTTGAAGAACTTAGTGATGCAACACTTTGACCCCCACAAAGCAGATTCTATCTTTACAAATGAAGGGGCGACCCCCGCCTGGCTGGAACAAATGATTGCACATCCCACCTGGAGGGATCTTGTTTACCGGCTGATGGAAGTGCACCCAGACTGTGTGATGCTGAAATTCACAGTCAAGCTCATTTCTGATGCAGGATACCAAGGCGAGATCACTGGCGTGGTGGCAGCCTGCCAGCAGCTGGAAGTGTTCTCTAGAGTTCTCGGGAGCTCTCTAGCTACCATTTTGGATGGAGGAGAAGCCCACCTTGCAGAAAatctgcctcagttttctaagATGGTGTGCCACGGGGAGCACACGTACCTGCTGGCTCAGGTCCTGATGGCCGTGCTGGCCCAGAAAGGCCAGCGGGGTGGGGCAGTGCGCAGGGTCGCACAGGAGGTCCAGCGCTTTGCCCAGGAGAGTGGCCACGATGCCAGTCGCATCCCGCTTGCCCTGGGCAGAGCTGCCTCCTACCCCaggctgtgccaggccctgggggccATGCTGTCCAAGGGGGCCCTGAATCCAGCCGACATCACCGTTCTCTACAACCTATTTGTTACCAGCAAGGACCCACCTCCTGTCGAGCTCATCCGGGTGCCCGCCTTCCTGGACCTGTTCATGCAATCACTCTTTAAACCCGGGGCCAGGATTAACCCAGACCACAAGCACAAGTATATCCATCTCTTGGCCTACGCGGCCAGTGTGGTGGAGATCTGGAAGAAGAACAAACGCCTGAGCATCAATCAAGATGAGCTGAAGGCAACGGCGAAGGCTATTGAAACTGTTCACAGTTTGTGCTGTGCTGAGAACATAGGGGCAAGCGAGCTCCTGGCCGAGCTGGGCACCCTCTATAGGTGCATCAGATTTCCAGTGGTGGCGGTGGGTGTGCTGACGTGGGTGGACTGGACCGTGTCGAAGCCCACGTTCTTCGAGCAGCACACCCACCCCACTCTGGTGCCCCTGGCCCTGCTGGACGAGGTCAGCACCTACCATCCCCTCCTGCACCCCCACGTCTTGCAACTGCTGATCAAGCTCTTGGAGACCAAGTACCCCGAGCTAGATGCCATGAAGCAGCTCGAGGTGAAGAAGACCCTCCTGGACAGGATGGTGCACCTGCTGAGTTGCGGCCATGTGCTCCCCGTGGTTGCCTACATCCGCAGGTGTCTGGAGAAGCTGGACACCGACCTGTCTCTCATCCGCTACTTTGTGACCGAGGTGCTGGATATGATCATCCCtccctacacctctgactttgtGAGGCTTTTCCTGCCCATCCTGGAAAACGACAGCATTGCTAGCACCCTGAAAAGGGCGGGTGAACATGACCCTGTGATGGAGTTCATAGCTCACTGCCAGTCTAACTTCATGCTGCTGGACTGAGTCAGAGCAACCCCAAACCCACAGCAGAACATTCCAGCAGACCCACTGTGGAGAATCCTTTTGCAGAAGCTACTGGTGAAGAGAGGCCCAGTCAACACCTTGGAAATGGGTTCTAGTGGCAGGAGGTAGAgaacttttgttaaaaaaaaaaaaaaaaaagggaatgttAGCAATCTTAACAAAGTTAACTTAGCTTTTTTCACAAGGCCTGATTGTTTACTTCATATTATTGTAATTGCTTTAATTTTCCAAGAACAAATAAAAGTCTTTGTACAGTTGGAAAGTGTACATCCTGGTGTTGGCTTTCTACTGTGTAAATAAAGCACTTGggtccaaaaaataaataacaaataaaaagtcAACGACTTTCCAAGTTTTCAAGAAATACTGTCACCCCAGATTCAAGAGGCAGGATTAAATGTAAGTCCACCAGCAGCATCAGAAACTCTACATGTAAAACTGAGCACATGCCATTGAACCCACTAATGCACCCAGACACTCAAGTCTCCAGGCAGGTAAACAAAGATTTTCAAGGAAGCATTTACTGTCTCTATTGTGAATTATCAGAAGACAATTATGACTCTATTTGATAACTGGAAAGATAATGTGGGAAAACAATGCTTTCAAATACATGGAAATTAGAGTCATTTTGACCAGTCCTGTGCTGGGATAGTGATCATCAAAATTTTAGTAATACAAATTCTTTGTACTTTACATTCTTTACCTGTTGATTTTTGTCATAAGCATTATTACTTGGCAACATGTATATCATAAGTAATACTTATTTTATTCTCTATATTTTGAACAAAATCAGAACAATGAAGTTCAAGTTACAAATTCACTAactttgatgtcttttttttcaACTTAGAGACATtctaagaaatggaaaattcaatATTTACTTATAAGAGAATTTGAATGTGTTTCTACACCTATAAGTAGTTTGGACTCTCACAAACAAGGTATAAGAGGTGTGGCCTCAGGAATTCCTTGggagcccagtggttaggactcccttCTCTTACTGGCAAGGCCACAGGTccaatctctggtcagagaactaagattcggCAAGTCGCTTGGTGCAGACAGGAAAATAAATTACTTAAGATGGCACTAgcggtaatgcaggagacataagagacgtgggtttgatccctcagttgggaagatcccctggagaagggaacagctacccactccagtattcttgcctggagaatcccatggacagaggagcctggcaagctacagtccatagggtcacacagagtcagacactactggggcaacttagcacacaattttaaaaacatgccaTCTCAAAAGATTTATGTTTTCAAGtaatttttatgaatatattaaatCCAATCAAAGTAaaatgaggggacttccctggtggcacaatggataaggataagaatctgccaatgcagggaacacattCTATCCCCAGGAGGCtaccacatgctgtggagccacTAAGTCCGCgtactacaactactgagcctacaaaAAATGTGCAGCTTATAGAGAATTACatgtcagtaaaaaaaaaaaaaaagaggtgagtCTAAAGCAGAAGTCGTATAACATTACCAACACATACTGCTACCTACACATTTCATCAGctcatctgtatgtctcctttatCTTAGCCTGTTTCTCCAACCATCTTCCTGAATTTCCTTTATCCTTCCCTCagttttatagctttttaaatcACATATTTATGCACCCTTcaatattatttgatttttgaaGATTATGTATTTCAAGACTTGCTCTTTTTACCCAAAATGATGCTTCTGAAATCAACCGAGTCcttgaaagtgagagtcactcagtcatatccaactctgtgaccccacgccaggctcctctgtccatggggcttctccaggcaagaatactggagtgggtagctgttcccttctccaggggatcttcctgatccagggattgaactggggtctcctgtactgctgctcagctttaccagctgagctaccagggaagccccaaccaaGGACCCGAATTAACTTTTAATCATTAACTTCTTTTTGACTATATTATTCCCCCTTCTGATGTTTCAGATCATGAATGCTACCATATTCTTCCTCATGTCTCCTGATACACGTATGGAAGAAGGTCTCCATGTGTATATGAAGGATAAGAGAATGTATAATCTTACAAGACAGTGAAAACTTGTTTGACAAAGGATTTTCTTGATGGCCCAATATTAATACCTGCACTcctagtgcagggggcctgggtttgatccctggtcagggaaccagatcacCCATGCCACAGCTAAGGACCCACTGCAtgcgtgggtgctaagtcacttcagtcacgtccaactccacgtgaccttatggaccatagcccgccaggctcctctgtccatgggattctccaggcaagaagattggagtgggtagccatttcctcctccaggggaatcttcccaacccaggggtcaaacctgcgtctcctacatctcctgcatttttcagggggtggagaggggactctttaccactagtgccacctgggaagcccaaggacctGCTACaaccaagtaaaaaaaaaatttattttaaagaaaaatacctcTCTCCTTTACTTAATGTGAAGCACAGGAgacaattgtttaaaaaaaaaattgtttgccaAACAAGTTGAATCAATTGACACTCCCACCAAAAACACACGAGAGTTCTTGTCAATCTACAGCTCTCTAACGGGCAGCGCTGTTTGACTTCTTCATTTCTGCCTATCAAGTGGGTATAACATGGCAGCGCCTTCTTGTCTTCATCTTGCTTTTTACTAAGGTTGgaatacttttcaaaatattagcCATTCAGGTATTCTTCTGACTCCTAGGCCTCACGCACACATGTTTTACACATCTTTTAATAAGGATTGTTTTCCTTATTGATTTCTGGGAATCTTGTTTCAGATATTACAAATTTGTCAATATATTTTCTGCAGATTCATGACTTTTCTTTCCACTTCATTCCTGGGATCTTTGATGAATAccagttttcaatttttatataaaattgatTAATCTTTTCCAGTAGCATTTATTATATAACTCATTACTTGCCACACTGGTCTGTAATTCTCCATTATCATACATTAAGATTAGATTATACACTTGGGTCTGTTTGTAGACATACATATGGATTataaatttttgtaaatattgtatcttaatagaaataattttttgtatatcTCCCTATTTAAGGTTTTGTTTCTCTGCATCTTGATTAAATTGAATATGTTTCATATGCCTCATGGAAATgtattgttttggggttttttgttgttgtttatacaCTTTACCCACTTTACCACTGGGGCTCATTCTTGTGGTCCACTGATATCCAAGACAGGAAACACAGCTACCTTAGTTCTAGGCACCGTCATCTCTGCAACCTTTACAACAagcaaattcagttcagctcagttcagtcgctcagtcatgtccgactttttgtgaccccatgaatcgcagcatgccaggcctccctgtccatcaccatctcccagagttcactcaaactcacgtccatcaagttggtgatgccatccagccatcttatcctctgtcatccccttttcctcttgcccccaatccctcccagcatcagagtcttttccaatgagtcaactcttctcatgaggtggccaaagtattggagtttcagctttagcatcattccttccaaagaatacccagggttgatctcctttagaatggactggttgaatctccttgcaatccaagggactctcaagagtcttctccaacaccacagttccaaagcatcaattcttcagcgctcagctttcttcacagtccaactctcacatccatacatgaccactggaaaaaccatagccttgactagacggagctttgttggcaaagtaatgtctctgcttttcaatatactatctaggttggtcataacgtttcttccaaggagtaagcatcttttaatttcatggctgcaatcaccatctgcagtgattttgaagcctaaaaagataaagtctgacacagtttccactgtttccccatctatttgccatgaagtgatgggaccagatgccatgatcttaggtttctgaatgttgagctttaagacaactttttcactctcccctttcactttcatcaagaggctttttagttcctcttcactttctgccatgagggtggtgtcatctgcatatctgaggttattgatttttctcctgacagtcttgattccagcttgtgcttcttccagtccagcgtttctcatgatgtactctgcatatacgttaaataagcagggtgacaatatacagtcttgacgtactccttttcctatttggaaccggtctgttgttccatattcagttctaactgttgcttcctgacctgcatataggtttctcaagaggccggtcaggtggtctggtattcccatctctttcagcattttccacagtttattgtgatccacaccgtcaaaggctttggcacagtcaataaagcagaaatagatgtttttctggaactctcttgctttttcgatgatccagtggatgttggcaatttgatctctggttcctctgctttttctaaaaccagcttgaacatctggaagttcacagttcacgtattgctgaagcctgacttagaGAATTTGGTCCCTTAATCTGCTTCACCCAATCCGTCTTCACCACAGTTTACCTCATCATTTACATACCATCAGGGATGCCCAATAGCCTTAAAtatttagctcagttggtaaagaatctgcctgcaatgcaagagaccccgatttgattccaggatcaggaagatcccctggagaagggataggctatccacagcagtattctcaggcttcccttatggttcagctggtaaagaatctgcctgcaacttgggagacctgagttcgatccctggtttgggaagatcccctggagaagggaaaggctacccactccagtattttggcctggagaatatcacggactgtatagtccatggggtggcaaagagtcacatgccactttcactttctttcttttcacaaaaTCCTTAGCCTGAATTGGAACATCTTCAGGTTCCTGGCTGGTCTCCAGCTTTGAAGAGTTCTCATCAGTTctctaatttaaatttttcttgatcACAGCCCAAGTTCAAACTTCCTGAAAGAGTCTATTAACGCTCACATTCTAATCCCAAATCCTTAACTGTCATCTCCATGCACTGCCTACTACAGTCTCACTTCTGGTCACTGCCTTGTCAATAAAAGTACTTGAAATCAGAAGAGAGTAAGAGAACAAGTCTTGCATTTCTCTGGAGATAAAACTTTGCAGGCAGAACGAACAGCAAGTGCAGAGGCTTCAGTTGGGCCCCACACTGGCTTGTTAACCGAAAAGCAAGGCAACTGAGGGATGGAGCAAAGTGAGTGCAGgaaagtgctttttctttttttccaagaatttgcagttctttctttcttgcacgctagctttctctagttttgtcgatcaggggctactctccagttgcaatgagtgggttttcattgcaggggcttctcttgtggaggacTGGCTCTACAacacctgggcttcagtagttgtggcacacaggggcAGTTCCCCGGAGGCAAGAGAAATCCTctggaccagggagtgaaccca
This window encodes:
- the LOC128048742 gene encoding negative elongation factor D-like; its protein translation is MPGATRGMDQDDFGSPADWGDQQPEDGVLGEEDAQVQQECLRKFSTPDYIMEPSVFNTLMRYFQAGGSPEEVIRLLSDNYTAVAQTINLLAQWLIQTGVEPVQVQETVENHLKNLVMQHFDPHKADSIFTNEGATPAWLEQMIAHPTWRDLVYRLMEVHPDCVMLKFTVKLISDAGYQGEITGVVAACQQLEVFSRVLGSSLATILDGGEAHLAENLPQFSKMVCHGEHTYLLAQVLMAVLAQKGQRGGAVRRVAQEVQRFAQESGHDASRIPLALGRAASYPRLCQALGAMLSKGALNPADITVLYNLFVTSKDPPPVELIRVPAFLDLFMQSLFKPGARINPDHKHKYIHLLAYAASVVEIWKKNKRLSINQDELKATAKAIETVHSLCCAENIGASELLAELGTLYRCIRFPVVAVGVLTWVDWTVSKPTFFEQHTHPTLVPLALLDEVSTYHPLLHPHVLQLLIKLLETKYPELDAMKQLEVKKTLLDRMVHLLSCGHVLPVVAYIRRCLEKLDTDLSLIRYFVTEVLDMIIPPYTSDFVRLFLPILENDSIASTLKRAGEHDPVMEFIAHCQSNFMLLD